A genomic segment from Flavobacterium sp. 9R encodes:
- a CDS encoding T9SS C-terminal target domain-containing protein: MKNFLFILFCISISYSQSYTHSNSKETPSSIKTIKIKSSVKLSDTIKETSGLLFFDNQIWTHNDDSDATIYGLNTSGAIQKKITLKQIKNKDWEAITQDSLYIYIGNFGNNYRGNRNDLCIYRIEKKSFYDTTPIIDTIAFSYAKQTDFSVQKANTTNFDCEAFVILKDSIYLFTKEWSSRKTSIYSVPKTPGNYTAQHQETLNVKGLITDATLLPTKNGIVLCGYSKTLQPFIFVIDDYQNNAFWKGKKRKIKIKLPFHQIEGITTDDGKIFYLTNEATIKKPFINTSPQLHTIDLNSFLKPQNQK; encoded by the coding sequence ATGAAGAATTTTTTATTTATATTGTTTTGTATTTCAATATCCTACAGCCAAAGCTACACACATAGCAATAGCAAAGAGACACCTTCTAGTATAAAAACAATAAAAATAAAGTCATCCGTAAAATTATCAGATACGATAAAAGAAACGTCCGGCTTATTGTTCTTTGACAATCAAATATGGACACATAATGACGATAGCGATGCTACAATTTATGGACTGAATACTTCAGGTGCAATTCAGAAAAAAATCACGCTCAAACAAATCAAGAACAAAGATTGGGAGGCTATCACTCAAGATAGTTTATACATTTATATAGGTAACTTTGGCAACAATTACAGAGGCAATAGAAATGATTTATGCATTTACAGAATTGAAAAAAAATCGTTTTATGACACCACACCCATCATTGACACTATCGCTTTTTCGTATGCTAAACAAACAGATTTCTCTGTTCAAAAAGCAAATACTACCAACTTTGATTGTGAAGCCTTTGTAATTTTAAAAGACAGTATTTATTTGTTTACCAAAGAATGGAGTTCAAGAAAAACCAGCATCTATTCTGTACCAAAAACACCTGGGAATTATACAGCGCAGCACCAAGAAACACTTAACGTAAAAGGATTAATTACAGACGCAACTTTATTACCAACAAAAAACGGAATCGTTCTATGTGGTTATTCCAAAACACTTCAGCCCTTTATTTTTGTGATTGATGATTATCAAAATAATGCCTTTTGGAAAGGTAAAAAACGTAAAATAAAAATTAAACTTCCGTTTCATCAAATTGAAGGAATCACAACCGATGACGGCAAAATATTTTATCTAACCAATGAAGCAACTATAAAAAAACCTTTTATAAACACTTCTCCTCAATTGCATACTATCGATTTAAATAGCTTTTTAAAGCCACAAAACCAGAAGTAA
- a CDS encoding glycosyltransferase family 2 protein, giving the protein MQLSIIILNYNVRYFLEQCVLSVQKALENIEGEIIVVDNASSDDSCAMMQTRFPEVTLIRNAGNIGFAKGNNIGVAAAQGEYICILNPDTVVAEDTFVKVLAFAKAQKNLGIIGVKLVDGSGNFLPESKRGIPTPWVAFTKIMGLYRCFPKVSLFTKYYASHLGSNQTGKVDILVGAFMFMSREMYLEVGGFDENCFMYSDDIDLSYQVSQKGKDNFYFHDTTVLHYKGESTIKDGAYMKRFQQAMRFFYQKHFKVPFFFEFFMQIGIFFFSALKRIQGKSKKIKAPNHYLLLSSNDKLVGELESVLGKKVVFRLFEGEKMVNSSLFKTNESVEILLDNSHISFKDCISILESLKNQGFTFKIIPKSSNFLIGSNNNNERGTIIEIR; this is encoded by the coding sequence ATGCAACTATCTATTATCATACTCAATTACAACGTTCGCTATTTCTTAGAACAATGTGTACTTAGTGTTCAAAAAGCACTAGAAAACATTGAAGGGGAAATTATTGTTGTAGATAATGCCTCTTCAGATGATAGTTGTGCTATGATGCAAACGCGTTTTCCAGAGGTAACACTTATTAGAAATGCTGGTAATATTGGCTTCGCAAAAGGGAATAATATTGGAGTAGCAGCAGCTCAAGGGGAGTATATCTGTATTTTGAACCCAGACACTGTAGTTGCTGAGGATACTTTTGTAAAAGTATTGGCTTTTGCCAAAGCACAAAAAAATCTTGGGATTATCGGAGTAAAATTGGTTGATGGTTCAGGTAATTTTTTACCCGAAAGTAAACGCGGGATTCCAACACCTTGGGTAGCTTTTACAAAAATAATGGGTTTGTATCGATGTTTTCCTAAGGTCTCTCTCTTTACAAAGTATTATGCTTCTCATCTTGGTTCAAATCAAACAGGCAAAGTAGATATATTGGTCGGTGCTTTTATGTTTATGTCACGTGAAATGTATCTTGAAGTGGGCGGATTCGATGAAAACTGCTTTATGTACTCCGATGATATTGATTTGTCGTATCAGGTATCACAAAAAGGGAAAGACAATTTTTATTTTCACGATACTACTGTTTTGCATTATAAAGGTGAAAGTACCATCAAAGACGGCGCTTATATGAAGCGCTTTCAGCAAGCGATGCGTTTTTTTTATCAAAAACATTTTAAGGTTCCGTTTTTCTTCGAGTTTTTTATGCAGATAGGGATTTTCTTTTTTTCGGCATTAAAAAGAATACAAGGAAAATCCAAAAAAATCAAAGCGCCAAATCATTATTTGTTGTTGTCTTCAAATGATAAATTAGTGGGAGAATTAGAATCTGTTTTGGGAAAAAAAGTAGTTTTTAGACTTTTTGAAGGAGAAAAAATGGTAAATTCGTCTCTTTTTAAAACAAATGAAAGCGTAGAAATACTTTTAGATAATTCACATATCTCTTTTAAGGATTGTATCTCAATTTTAGAATCGTTAAAGAACCAAGGGTTTACTTTTAAAATTATCCCAAAAAGTTCTAATTTTTTGATAGGAAGCAATAATAATAACGAAAGAGGTACGATTATAGAAATTCGGTAA
- a CDS encoding dihydrolipoamide acetyltransferase family protein, with the protein MARFELKLPKMGESVAEATITNWLKQVGDKIEADEAVLEIATDKVDSEVPSEVSGVLVEQLFQVNDLVQVGQTIAIIETEGGAVTESVVANEVPEEAVAIEKAIEVAKETVLAPVDFTESDKFLSPLVKNIAKEEGISIAELQTISGTGKEGRITKADILEYIKNRGNQPKVTATPSLMVDTIAPVATPVAAKAAPVSVNGGEEIVEMDRMRKLISGYMVASVQTSAHVQSFIEVDVTNIVKWRDKVKSAFEKREGEKLTFTPIFMEAVAKALKDFPGMNISVDGDFIIKKKNINLGMAAALPNGNLIVPVIKNADQLNLVGMAKAVNDLGNRAKAGKLKPDDTQGGTYTVTNVGTFGSVFGTPIINQPQVGILALGAIRKVPAVIETPEGDFIGIRQKMFLSHSYDHRVVDGALGGSFVKRVAEYLEAFDVNRDF; encoded by the coding sequence ATGGCAAGATTTGAATTAAAGCTTCCAAAAATGGGAGAAAGTGTTGCAGAAGCAACTATTACCAATTGGTTGAAACAAGTTGGAGACAAAATTGAAGCGGATGAAGCAGTTTTAGAAATTGCAACAGATAAAGTGGATAGTGAAGTTCCAAGTGAAGTTTCGGGAGTATTGGTTGAGCAATTATTTCAGGTAAATGATTTGGTTCAAGTAGGGCAAACAATTGCTATTATTGAAACCGAAGGTGGTGCAGTTACAGAATCTGTTGTTGCTAATGAAGTACCAGAAGAAGCAGTAGCTATCGAAAAAGCGATAGAAGTAGCCAAAGAAACGGTACTTGCTCCAGTAGATTTTACCGAATCGGATAAGTTTTTATCGCCTTTGGTTAAAAATATAGCTAAAGAAGAAGGTATTTCTATTGCAGAACTTCAGACTATTTCTGGAACAGGAAAAGAAGGAAGAATTACCAAAGCAGATATTTTAGAATACATTAAAAATAGAGGAAATCAACCTAAAGTTACTGCAACGCCATCCTTAATGGTTGATACCATCGCACCTGTGGCGACACCAGTAGCGGCAAAAGCAGCTCCAGTTTCTGTTAATGGAGGAGAGGAAATTGTAGAAATGGATAGAATGCGTAAGCTAATATCTGGTTATATGGTGGCTTCTGTTCAAACTTCGGCTCACGTACAGTCATTTATTGAGGTTGACGTGACGAATATTGTAAAATGGAGAGACAAAGTTAAATCCGCTTTTGAAAAGAGAGAAGGTGAGAAATTGACTTTTACCCCTATATTTATGGAAGCGGTTGCCAAAGCATTAAAAGATTTTCCAGGTATGAATATTTCTGTTGATGGTGATTTTATCATCAAAAAGAAAAACATCAATTTAGGTATGGCAGCAGCTTTACCAAACGGAAATTTAATTGTTCCTGTTATCAAAAATGCAGACCAATTGAATTTAGTTGGAATGGCTAAAGCGGTAAATGATTTAGGAAATCGTGCTAAAGCTGGAAAATTAAAACCAGACGATACGCAAGGAGGAACTTATACAGTTACTAATGTGGGGACTTTTGGTTCTGTTTTTGGAACACCAATTATCAATCAGCCACAAGTTGGAATTTTAGCTTTAGGTGCCATTAGAAAAGTGCCTGCGGTTATTGAAACACCAGAAGGAGATTTTATTGGAATTCGTCAAAAAATGTTCTTGTCTCATTCTTACGACCATAGAGTGGTAGACGGAGCTTTGGGAGGAAGTTTTGTTAAGCGAGTTGCTGAATATTTAGAAGCTTTTGATGTGAATAGAGATTTTTAA
- a CDS encoding 3'-5' exonuclease, protein MELKLNRPICFFDLETTGIDIGKDRIVEISIFKVFPNGNKESKTWLVNPTIPIPSESTAVHGITNEKVANEPTFKELASQVHLMIKDSDLAGFNSDRFDIPLLAEELLRAGVDFDMKNRVSVDVQTIFHKKEERTLAAALKFYTGNSLENAHSAEADTMATYEILKAQLDRYPELENDMKALSEFTTRKKIADFAGMIAFDKDNEEIFTFGKHKGVKVEKVLEAEPGYFSWIQNADFPLYTKKVLTAIKLRKLNTK, encoded by the coding sequence ATGGAACTGAAACTAAATAGACCAATTTGTTTTTTCGATCTGGAAACAACAGGCATTGATATTGGGAAAGATCGTATTGTAGAAATTTCAATTTTTAAAGTTTTTCCAAACGGAAACAAAGAAAGTAAAACTTGGTTGGTAAATCCAACAATTCCTATTCCTTCTGAATCTACTGCGGTACACGGTATTACCAATGAGAAAGTGGCCAATGAACCTACTTTTAAAGAATTAGCATCTCAAGTGCATTTGATGATTAAAGACAGTGATTTGGCGGGATTCAATTCAGATCGTTTTGATATACCTTTATTGGCTGAAGAGTTGTTAAGGGCAGGAGTAGATTTTGATATGAAAAATCGCGTATCAGTTGATGTTCAGACTATTTTTCATAAAAAAGAAGAGAGAACATTAGCAGCAGCTTTAAAGTTTTATACTGGGAATTCCCTCGAAAATGCCCACTCTGCTGAGGCGGATACTATGGCGACCTATGAAATTTTAAAAGCACAATTGGATAGGTATCCTGAGCTAGAGAATGATATGAAGGCTTTGTCAGAGTTCACAACTCGAAAAAAAATAGCCGATTTTGCTGGAATGATAGCTTTTGATAAAGACAATGAAGAGATTTTTACCTTCGGCAAACACAAAGGTGTTAAGGTTGAAAAGGTGTTAGAAGCTGAGCCAGGTTATTTTAGTTGGATTCAAAATGCTGATTTTCCTTTGTATACCAAAAAAGTGCTTACGGCCATTAAATTAAGAAAGTTAAACACTAAATAG
- a CDS encoding fumarylacetoacetate hydrolase family protein has product MKIICIGRNYANHIEELKNERPTEPVVFMKPDSAILLKQHPFVIPEFSEDIHHEIELIVKISKVGKYIEPKFAHKYYDEISVGIDFTARDLQEKLKQKGLPWEKAKAFDGSSVIGEFLPKTQFSSLENLTFELTNNGQTVQKGCSSHMLWAIDELIAYVSQFFTLKIGDIIFTGTPAGVASVRPNDILEGFLEGQQLFRIQVK; this is encoded by the coding sequence ATGAAAATAATCTGTATCGGCAGAAATTATGCCAACCATATAGAAGAGTTGAAAAACGAACGACCAACGGAACCGGTGGTTTTTATGAAACCTGATTCGGCTATTTTGCTAAAGCAGCATCCATTTGTGATTCCAGAATTTTCGGAAGATATTCATCACGAAATTGAGTTGATTGTAAAAATTAGTAAAGTTGGAAAATACATCGAACCTAAGTTTGCACATAAATATTATGATGAAATTAGTGTTGGAATCGATTTTACAGCAAGAGATTTACAGGAAAAACTAAAACAAAAAGGGTTGCCTTGGGAAAAAGCAAAGGCTTTTGATGGATCGTCGGTGATTGGAGAATTTTTACCCAAAACGCAATTTAGTTCATTAGAAAATCTTACATTTGAGTTGACCAATAACGGGCAAACAGTTCAAAAAGGCTGTTCAAGTCATATGTTATGGGCGATTGACGAGTTGATTGCTTACGTTTCTCAGTTTTTTACTTTGAAAATTGGAGACATTATTTTTACTGGTACGCCAGCAGGAGTAGCATCCGTTCGTCCAAATGATATTTTAGAAGGATTTTTAGAAGGACAACAACTATTTAGAATACAAGTAAAATAA
- a CDS encoding Hpt domain-containing protein has protein sequence MALKYNLSKVYALSDNDPEFVKQILILFVTEVPEDLKKIKEGINNKDHKQAYAFAHKIKPTLDLIGLNVAFEEILQVEAWTKVEGRKKDIIETFKSIKKRVKEAVKEIKKDFDL, from the coding sequence ATGGCTTTAAAATACAACCTCTCCAAAGTGTATGCACTTTCCGATAATGATCCAGAATTTGTGAAGCAAATTTTGATCTTATTTGTTACTGAAGTTCCAGAAGATTTAAAAAAAATCAAAGAGGGAATTAATAATAAAGACCACAAACAAGCCTATGCGTTTGCACATAAAATCAAGCCTACTTTAGATTTAATTGGTTTGAATGTTGCTTTCGAGGAAATACTTCAAGTAGAAGCTTGGACAAAAGTAGAGGGAAGAAAAAAAGATATTATTGAGACTTTTAAAAGTATAAAAAAGCGTGTAAAAGAAGCTGTTAAGGAAATCAAGAAAGATTTTGATTTATAG
- a CDS encoding CinA family nicotinamide mononucleotide deamidase-related protein — MKAAIITIGDEILIGQIVDTNSGYIAKALDRIGIEIKEMLSISDDKQAILDAFLYLQNNVDIVVITGGLGPTKDDITKKTICDYFDDVLVRDSAVEAHVIALIEKALQRKASQMNIDQALVPSKCTVLHNEVGTAPGMWIKKEQTLFVSLPGVPYEMKYLVDYQLVPKLVKEYERPFIIHKTVLTYGQGESLVAERIEDWENDLPSFIKLAYLPAPGRVRLRLTAKGKDKQILETELEIRLAALSALIGDIIVGFDEEETLEFVIGKKLTQKNKTLATAESCTGGKIAHLITGFPGASNYFKGSVVAYATEMKTKLLEVSLSTIEAYSVVSAEVAKEMAINCQKIFETDYAIATTGNAGPSKGDSDASVGSVFIALATPNGVIVEGFNFGQPREKVIDRAVTKSLEMLQKEILKIV, encoded by the coding sequence ATGAAAGCAGCCATAATTACTATCGGTGACGAAATTCTTATTGGTCAAATTGTTGATACCAATTCTGGTTATATTGCCAAAGCTTTGGATCGCATAGGAATTGAGATAAAAGAAATGTTGTCTATTAGTGATGACAAACAAGCTATATTGGATGCTTTTCTTTATTTGCAGAACAATGTTGATATTGTAGTTATAACTGGAGGATTGGGTCCTACAAAAGATGACATCACTAAGAAAACAATTTGTGACTATTTTGATGATGTATTAGTTCGAGATAGTGCTGTAGAAGCTCATGTGATTGCACTTATAGAGAAAGCGCTACAACGAAAAGCTTCGCAAATGAATATTGATCAGGCTTTGGTGCCTTCAAAGTGTACTGTTTTGCATAATGAAGTTGGTACTGCGCCGGGAATGTGGATTAAAAAAGAACAAACGCTCTTTGTTTCTTTGCCAGGAGTTCCTTATGAAATGAAGTATTTAGTAGATTATCAATTGGTGCCTAAGCTTGTTAAAGAATATGAGCGACCTTTTATTATTCATAAAACCGTTTTGACTTATGGCCAAGGTGAAAGTTTGGTAGCGGAACGTATAGAAGATTGGGAGAATGATTTGCCAAGTTTTATAAAATTAGCGTATTTGCCAGCGCCAGGAAGGGTTCGGCTGCGGTTAACAGCAAAAGGAAAGGATAAACAAATTCTGGAAACTGAATTAGAAATTCGATTAGCCGCTTTGAGTGCGCTAATTGGGGATATTATTGTTGGTTTTGATGAAGAGGAAACTTTAGAGTTTGTAATTGGGAAAAAATTAACTCAAAAAAATAAGACTTTAGCTACAGCAGAAAGTTGCACGGGAGGGAAAATTGCACACTTAATTACAGGTTTTCCAGGTGCTTCAAATTATTTTAAAGGGAGTGTGGTGGCTTATGCTACCGAGATGAAAACGAAGTTGTTAGAAGTCTCTTTGTCGACTATAGAAGCGTATAGTGTTGTTAGTGCAGAAGTAGCAAAAGAAATGGCAATAAATTGTCAAAAAATCTTCGAAACTGATTATGCAATTGCTACAACTGGTAATGCTGGACCATCAAAAGGGGATTCGGATGCTAGTGTTGGTAGCGTTTTTATTGCTTTGGCCACACCTAATGGTGTCATAGTTGAGGGCTTTAATTTTGGTCAACCCCGAGAAAAAGTAATAGATAGAGCGGTTACTAAGAGTTTGGAAATGTTGCAAAAAGAAATTTTAAAAATTGTGTAA
- the rpmB gene encoding 50S ribosomal protein L28, whose amino-acid sequence MSRVCDLTGKRAMVGNNVSHAMNKTKRKFSVNLVKKRFYLPEEDRWITLRVAASTIKTINKNGIAAVLKKAQSEGFIK is encoded by the coding sequence ATGTCAAGAGTTTGTGACCTTACAGGTAAAAGAGCGATGGTAGGAAATAACGTTTCTCACGCTATGAATAAAACTAAGAGAAAGTTTTCTGTAAACTTAGTGAAAAAGCGTTTTTATCTTCCAGAAGAAGATAGATGGATTACTCTTAGAGTAGCAGCATCTACGATAAAAACAATTAACAAAAATGGAATTGCAGCTGTTTTGAAAAAAGCGCAGTCTGAAGGATTTATAAAATAA
- the rpmG gene encoding 50S ribosomal protein L33 — protein sequence MAKKGNRIQVILECTEHKTTGVAGTSRYITTKNKKNTPDRLEIKKFNPILKRVTVHKEIK from the coding sequence ATGGCAAAGAAAGGTAATAGAATCCAAGTAATTTTAGAATGTACTGAGCACAAAACAACTGGTGTTGCGGGAACTTCAAGATATATAACAACAAAGAACAAAAAAAATACTCCAGATAGATTAGAGATTAAAAAATTTAATCCAATCTTGAAACGTGTAACTGTTCACAAAGAAATTAAATAA
- a CDS encoding DUF4295 domain-containing protein produces the protein MAKKTVASLQTASKRLSKAIKMVKSPKTGAYTFVESIMAPEAVDEFLKKK, from the coding sequence ATGGCAAAGAAAACCGTAGCATCGTTACAAACCGCTTCTAAGAGATTATCAAAAGCCATCAAAATGGTGAAATCTCCTAAGACTGGTGCATATACATTCGTAGAATCAATTATGGCTCCTGAAGCTGTTGATGAATTTTTGAAAAAGAAATAA
- the ftsY gene encoding signal recognition particle-docking protein FtsY, which yields MSFFKRIFSTEKKETLDKGLEKTKVNFFTKLTKAVAGKSKVDDDVLDNLEEILVASDVGVATTLKIITRIENRVAADKYLGVDELNAILQEEIAGLLSETNNGEATEFVVPINTKPYVLMVVGVNGVGKTTTIGKLAYQFKKSGYNVVLGAADTFRAAAIDQLQIWADRVGVPIVRQEMGSDPASVAFDTLQSAVAQNADIVIIDTAGRLHNKINLMNELSKVKRVMQKVVADAPHDVLLVLDGSTGQNAFEQAKQFTAATEVTSLAVTKLDGTAKGGVVIGISDQFQIPVKYIGVGEGIEDLQVFNKFEFVDSFFK from the coding sequence ATGAGTTTTTTTAAACGTATATTTTCTACTGAAAAGAAAGAGACTTTAGATAAAGGTCTTGAAAAAACGAAAGTTAACTTTTTTACTAAATTAACGAAAGCCGTTGCTGGAAAGTCAAAGGTTGATGATGATGTATTGGATAATTTAGAAGAGATTTTAGTAGCTTCGGATGTTGGAGTTGCTACTACTTTGAAAATTATTACACGTATTGAAAATCGTGTTGCAGCAGATAAATATTTAGGAGTTGATGAGTTAAATGCAATTCTTCAGGAAGAAATTGCTGGTTTGTTATCTGAAACCAATAATGGTGAAGCTACAGAATTTGTGGTTCCAATCAATACTAAACCTTATGTATTGATGGTGGTTGGTGTGAATGGAGTGGGTAAGACCACTACTATTGGTAAATTGGCTTATCAGTTTAAGAAGTCAGGGTACAATGTAGTTCTAGGTGCGGCGGATACTTTCCGTGCGGCAGCTATCGATCAGTTACAAATTTGGGCAGATCGTGTTGGAGTGCCTATAGTGCGTCAGGAGATGGGAAGTGACCCAGCTTCTGTAGCTTTTGATACTTTGCAATCAGCGGTGGCTCAAAATGCCGATATTGTGATTATTGATACTGCTGGACGTTTGCATAATAAAATCAATTTAATGAATGAGCTATCAAAAGTGAAACGTGTGATGCAAAAAGTGGTTGCTGATGCGCCTCATGATGTACTTTTGGTACTAGATGGTTCTACAGGCCAAAACGCTTTTGAACAAGCCAAACAATTTACAGCTGCTACCGAAGTTACTTCTCTTGCAGTTACGAAATTAGACGGAACGGCCAAAGGTGGCGTTGTGATTGGTATTTCGGATCAGTTCCAGATTCCTGTAAAATATATTGGAGTAGGTGAGGGAATTGAAGATTTGCAAGTCTTTAATAAGTTTGAGTTTGTAGATTCTTTCTTTAAATAA
- a CDS encoding DUF721 domain-containing protein — protein MAKRLNDQNTVGDVLKHIIEVNKLQTGLNQIDVREAWKNLMGNGVNHYTKNVILKGSVLYVELSSSVLREELSHGKSKIIAMINEELRRDVVRDVVLR, from the coding sequence ATGGCAAAACGACTAAATGATCAGAATACGGTAGGTGATGTCTTGAAGCATATTATTGAAGTTAATAAACTGCAAACGGGACTTAACCAGATTGATGTACGTGAAGCTTGGAAAAATTTGATGGGGAACGGTGTGAATCATTATACCAAAAATGTGATTTTGAAAGGGTCCGTTTTGTATGTTGAATTGTCTTCTTCTGTTTTACGGGAAGAATTGAGCCACGGGAAATCGAAAATAATTGCGATGATTAATGAGGAATTGCGTCGTGATGTGGTTAGAGACGTGGTGTTGAGATAA
- a CDS encoding nucleoside-diphosphate kinase translates to MATNRTFTMIKPDAVENGHIGNILAMITNAGFKIVSLKLTQLTVADAQAFYAVHSARPFFGELVEFMTRGPIVAAILEKENAVEDFRTLIGATNPAEAAEGTIRKAYATSIGENAVHGSDSDENAAIEGAFHFAGREQF, encoded by the coding sequence ATGGCTACAAATAGAACTTTTACAATGATTAAGCCTGATGCTGTAGAAAACGGACACATCGGAAACATCTTAGCAATGATTACTAACGCAGGTTTCAAAATTGTTTCTTTGAAATTAACGCAATTGACTGTTGCTGACGCACAAGCATTTTACGCAGTACACTCAGCTAGACCTTTCTTTGGAGAATTAGTAGAATTCATGACTCGTGGTCCTATTGTTGCTGCCATTTTAGAAAAAGAAAATGCAGTGGAAGATTTCAGAACTTTAATTGGAGCAACTAATCCAGCTGAAGCTGCTGAAGGAACTATCCGTAAAGCTTACGCAACTTCTATCGGAGAAAATGCAGTTCACGGTTCTGATAGCGACGAAAATGCTGCTATCGAAGGTGCTTTCCACTTTGCTGGAAGAGAGCAATTCTAA
- a CDS encoding acyltransferase family protein — MSKDRLISLDVFRGFTILLMTVVNNPGSWSTIYAPLQHAEWHGCTPTDLVFPFFVFIMGTAIAFAMPTKTYDSSTFNKIFVRSLRMINLGLFFNFFGKIQFLDLEGTPLMIIRLLITAIVGYALMGNFNQKTKTYLAIGCFILFMFLAYSGIPAYENVRLPGVLQRIGIIYFIASLLYLKTTPKIQVIVSSVLLLGYWALMTLVPAPGFALTNLEKGTNLATWVDQMLLSGHVWEATKTWDPEGVLSTIPAIVTGLLGLQIGQLLNINASKKAKAQKMLSIGALLLLLGWLWNFVFPINKALWTSSYVLYTAGLATLILTILYYCIDLLNFKKGITLFLVWGVNPMIVFFLSQIIPQALVMISVQNPKDKTPIDFWTYSYEFGVLPHFQNPMNASLAFALLYVGFWSLLLWYFYQKKQFFKV, encoded by the coding sequence ATGAGCAAAGACCGACTGATTTCATTGGATGTATTTCGAGGATTTACTATTTTATTAATGACTGTTGTCAATAATCCTGGAAGTTGGTCCACGATTTATGCTCCCTTACAACACGCAGAATGGCACGGCTGTACTCCAACCGATTTGGTATTTCCATTTTTTGTTTTCATCATGGGAACCGCCATTGCTTTTGCCATGCCAACTAAAACCTATGATAGTTCAACCTTCAACAAAATCTTTGTTCGTTCATTGCGGATGATAAACCTAGGTTTGTTCTTTAACTTTTTCGGTAAAATTCAGTTTTTAGACCTTGAAGGAACACCATTAATGATTATTCGTCTACTTATAACTGCTATTGTTGGTTATGCTTTAATGGGGAATTTCAATCAAAAAACCAAAACCTATTTGGCCATTGGATGTTTTATTCTTTTTATGTTCCTTGCTTACAGCGGTATCCCAGCTTATGAAAACGTACGTCTTCCTGGGGTTTTGCAGCGTATCGGAATTATATATTTCATCGCTTCTCTTTTGTATTTAAAAACCACTCCCAAAATTCAAGTCATCGTTAGCAGTGTTTTACTATTGGGCTATTGGGCACTAATGACTCTAGTTCCTGCGCCAGGCTTTGCACTTACCAATCTCGAAAAAGGAACCAATTTAGCTACTTGGGTGGACCAAATGTTGTTATCAGGACATGTTTGGGAAGCTACCAAAACTTGGGATCCTGAAGGAGTTTTAAGTACTATCCCTGCTATAGTAACAGGCTTATTAGGCCTTCAAATTGGGCAATTACTCAACATAAATGCATCCAAAAAAGCAAAAGCACAAAAAATGCTGAGCATTGGAGCACTATTACTGCTCTTGGGTTGGCTTTGGAATTTTGTTTTCCCAATCAATAAAGCCTTATGGACCAGTTCGTATGTACTTTATACCGCTGGATTGGCCACGCTTATCTTGACGATTTTATACTATTGCATCGACCTACTCAATTTCAAAAAAGGAATCACGTTATTTTTGGTTTGGGGAGTTAATCCTATGATTGTTTTCTTTTTATCGCAAATCATTCCTCAAGCTTTGGTAATGATTTCGGTACAAAATCCAAAAGATAAAACTCCAATCGACTTTTGGACCTACAGTTATGAATTTGGAGTTTTGCCTCATTTCCAAAATCCAATGAATGCTTCGCTGGCCTTTGCTTTGCTTTATGTAGGTTTTTGGAGTCTTTTATTGTGGTATTTCTACCAAAAGAAACAGTTTTTTAAAGTATAA